The genome window TTCCGAGGCGAAGCTCGCGGAACTGCAGCAGCACCAGCGGATGCTGAAGGAAGAAGTGGACGAGGAGGACATCGCGGAGGTGGTGAGCAAGTGGACCAACATCCCGGTGAGCCGCCTCGTGGAAGGGGAGATCCAGAAGCTGATCCACATGGAGGAGCGGTTGCACCAGCGCGTGGTCGGCCAGGATGCCGCCATTGTCGCGGTGGCAAACGCGATCCGCCGCGCGCGCGCCGGGTTGCAGGACCCGAATCGGCCCCTCGGCAGCTTCGTCTTCCTCGGTCCGACGGGCGTCGGGAAGACCGAGCTCGCCCGCGCGCTCGCGGAATTCCTGTTCGACTCCGACCAGGCGATGGTTCGCATCGACATGTCGGAGTATCAGGAGAAGCACACGGTGTCGCGGCTGATGGGCGCCCCCCCCGGATACATCGGCTATGAAGAGGCTGGGCAGCTCACCGAGGCCGTTCGGCGGCGCCCGTACGCCGTGGTCCTGTTCGACGAGATCGAGAAGGCCCACCCCGAGGTTCTCAATGTCCTGCTCCAGCTCCTCGACGACGGGCGGCTGACGGACGGCAAGGGCCGCACGGTGGACTTCAAGAACACGGTGGTCATCATGACCTCGAACCTCGGCAGCCAGTTCATCGCCGAACGGTCGACGCGTGAGGCAACCGAACTCGACGAGGGTACGCGTGGGATGGTGATGGAAGCGCTCCGCACCCACTTCCCGCCGGAGTTCCTGAACCGGATCGACGAGGTCGTCCTCTTCCATCCGCTCGGGCGCGGGCATCTCAGGCAAATCGTGGACATCCAGTTGAGAGGCTTGATGAAGCGCCTCGAGGAACGGAAGATCCATGTCGAGCTGTCCGACGCCGCCACGCAACATCTGGTCGCTGAGGGTTACGATCCGATGTACGGGGCGCGCCCGCTGAAACGGACGCTCCAGCGCCGCCTGCTCGATCCGCTGGCGATGGAGGTGCTCCAGGGCACGTTCGCCGAGGGCGACACGGTTCGGGTGGACGCGGGTCCGGCCGGCCTGACGTTCGTCGGAACCGCCGGACACGCCGGCACAACCGGGAGATAAGATGCCATCCATCAAGAAGCCTCGCATGTCCGATACACGGGGAGGACGATCGGGCGACCGCCGGCCGCTCGGTCCCCGCCCAGTCTCGTCGCTGTGGTACGTCCTCGGGTTCTTCCTCCTGCTCGCGCTGGTGCAGGCCTACCTGTTCATCCCGTCCGGCCGGTCAATTCCATACAGCGAGTTCAAGGCGCTCGTCACCGCGGACAAGGTCGCCGAGGTCACCATCACCGACCAGACGATCCGGGGCCAGCTCAAGTCCGGCAAGGACGATCGGTCGAAGGTGTTCACCACCACGCGCGTCGAAGACCCGAAGCTCGTCGAGGAACTCGGTCAGCACGATGTGAGGTACACGGGCGAGGTGGCGAACCACTGGCTTCCCGATTTGCTCGGCTGGGTTCTCCCGCTGTTATTCATCGTTGGCCTCTCGAGCTTCTTCTTCCGGCGCATGAGCGGCCAGGAGGGCGGGGTGATGTCGTTCGCCCGCAGCCGGGGGAAGATCTACGCGGAGGACGACGTCAAGGTCAGTTTCGCGGATGTCGCGGGCGTCGACGAAGCAGAGGACGAGCTCAAGGAAATCGTCGAGTTCCTCAAGACGCCGAAGAAGTACACGCAACTCGGCGGCCGGATTCCGAAAGGCGTGCTGCTCGTCGGCCCGCCAGGGACCGGCAAGACGCTGCTGGCGCGTGCGGTCGCTGGCGAGGCCAAGGTCCCGTTCTTCAGCCTCAGCGGGTCCGAATTCGTCGAGATGTTCGTCGGCGTCGGTGCCGCCCGCGTTCGCGACCTGTTCCAGCAGGCCGAAGCGAAAGCGCCGTGCATCGTGTTCATCGACGAACTCGACGCGCTCGGCAAGACGCGGGTCCAGAGTCCGCTCGGCAGCCACGAAGAACGGGAACAGACGCTCAACCAACTCCTCGCCGAGATGGACGGCTTCGACTCACGCAAGGGCGTCATCATCATGGGCGCGACGAACCGGCCGGAGGTCCTCGACCCTGCCCTGCTCCGCCCGGGCCGGTTCGATCGTCAGGTCCTCGTGGACAAGCCCGATGTGCGTGGACGGGAGGAGATCCTGCGGATTCATGCACGCGGCGTGAAGACAGCGCCGGAGGTGGACCTGAAGGTCGTCGCCGCCCGGACCGCAGGCTTCGCGGGGGCCGACCTGGCGAATCTCGTGAACGAGTCGGCGCTGCTCGCCGCCCGCAAGAACAAGACCCACGTCGAGATGAGGGATTTCGAGGAGGCGATCGACCGGTTGATCGCGGGTCTCGAGAAACGCCGCGTCATGAGCGACCGCGAACGCGAGATCATCGCCTACCATGAGTCGGGCCACGCGATCGTCGCCACGATGATCCCGGGTCTCGACCCGGTGCACAAGATCTCAATCGTGCAGCGGGGGTTTGGCGCGCTCGGCTACACGATGCAACTGCCGCTCGAGGATCGATACCTCATGACCCGAACCGATCTGCACAGCCAGTTGGCGGTGCTGCTGGCCGGCCGAACGGCCGAGGAGATCGCCCTCGGGGAGATCTCCACCGGCGCGCAGAACGACCTGCAGCGGGCGAGCGACCTCGCACGGGCGATGGTCACCGAGTACGGCATGAGCGAGACGATGGGGGCCGTCAGCTTCGACAGCCACGGCCGCAACCGGTTCCTCGACGTGCAGATGGGCACCGAGCGCGGGAACTTCGGGGAGGAGACCGCCCGACAGATCGACCTCGAAGTCCGTCGAATCGTCGGGGCTGCGCACGAACGCGCGCGGACCGTGTTGACAGAACACCGCGACACACTCGACCGCGTGGCCAAGCGCCTGCTGGAAAAGGAAGTGATCGAGGGGGAGGAACTGCGCGGAATCGTGACCGGCCCGACGAGCGACGAGCCGCCGGTGCCGACGGCGCAGTCGTAACAGGGACGGGCAGAACACCCGTCCCACGAGTCTCCGGCGGGTCCGAAGGCCCGCCGGGCATCACCTGGTGTCCTACCCCATCTTCTGCATGGCGGCCAGGAACTCCGCGTTCGACTTCGTCTTCCCCATCTTGTCGAGCAAGAGTTCCATGGCCTCGACCGGCGAGAGCGGGGTGAGCACCTTGCGCAGCACCCACACGCGGTTGAGATCCTCGCGTGCGATCAGCAGTTCTTCCTTCCGGGTGCCGCTCTTCTGGATGTCGATGGCCGGGAACACGCGCTTGTCCACCAGCTTGCGGTCCAGGTGGATTTCCATGTTGCCCGTGCCCTTGAACTCCTCGAAGATGACGTCATCCATGCGCGAGCCGGTGTCCACCAGCGCCGTCGCGATGATCGTCAGCGAGCCGCCCTCCTCGATGTTGCGCGCGGCCCCGAAGAAGCGCTTCGGTTTCTGCAGCGCGTTCGAATCGAGACCGCCCGACAGCACCTTGCCCGACGGCGGAATGACCGTGTTGTAGGCGCGGGCGAGACGGGTGATCGAGTCCAGCAGGATGAGCACGTCCTTCTTGTGCTCGACGAGGCGCTTCGCCTTCTCGATGACCATCTCGGCCACCTGCACGTGGCGCTGGGCCGGCTCGTCGAACGTCGAAGAGATGACCTCGCCATCCACCGACCGCTGCATGTCGGTGACTTCCTCCGGCCGC of Vicinamibacterales bacterium contains these proteins:
- the ftsH gene encoding ATP-dependent zinc metalloprotease FtsH, whose protein sequence is MSDTRGGRSGDRRPLGPRPVSSLWYVLGFFLLLALVQAYLFIPSGRSIPYSEFKALVTADKVAEVTITDQTIRGQLKSGKDDRSKVFTTTRVEDPKLVEELGQHDVRYTGEVANHWLPDLLGWVLPLLFIVGLSSFFFRRMSGQEGGVMSFARSRGKIYAEDDVKVSFADVAGVDEAEDELKEIVEFLKTPKKYTQLGGRIPKGVLLVGPPGTGKTLLARAVAGEAKVPFFSLSGSEFVEMFVGVGAARVRDLFQQAEAKAPCIVFIDELDALGKTRVQSPLGSHEEREQTLNQLLAEMDGFDSRKGVIIMGATNRPEVLDPALLRPGRFDRQVLVDKPDVRGREEILRIHARGVKTAPEVDLKVVAARTAGFAGADLANLVNESALLAARKNKTHVEMRDFEEAIDRLIAGLEKRRVMSDREREIIAYHESGHAIVATMIPGLDPVHKISIVQRGFGALGYTMQLPLEDRYLMTRTDLHSQLAVLLAGRTAEEIALGEISTGAQNDLQRASDLARAMVTEYGMSETMGAVSFDSHGRNRFLDVQMGTERGNFGEETARQIDLEVRRIVGAAHERARTVLTEHRDTLDRVAKRLLEKEVIEGEELRGIVTGPTSDEPPVPTAQS